In a genomic window of Fibrobacter sp.:
- a CDS encoding MotA/TolQ/ExbB proton channel family protein encodes MSKMLQSFSPESDGYQFMWIILVVFMIGLGFSIERIIYIMVKSSKGRAKFLADFGKLISSQQFDEALGLANKTNLPIARIMASIVSTRAGGREQMQAACDAVFLTEAPRLTRYISIIQVMASISTLLGLMGTIYGLIFTFDAVANKPASERAKALSDGIAIAMGTTLLGLLSAVPLLVIVGLLNMNSERLIQEMEEKGLKIINSLS; translated from the coding sequence ATGTCTAAAATGCTTCAATCCTTCAGCCCTGAATCTGATGGTTACCAGTTCATGTGGATCATCTTGGTCGTGTTCATGATCGGTCTGGGCTTCTCCATCGAACGTATTATCTACATCATGGTGAAGAGCTCCAAGGGTCGTGCCAAGTTCCTGGCCGACTTCGGTAAGCTCATCAGCTCTCAGCAGTTCGATGAAGCACTTGGCCTTGCCAACAAGACCAACCTCCCCATTGCTCGCATCATGGCATCCATCGTTTCCACCCGTGCCGGTGGCCGCGAACAGATGCAGGCCGCATGCGACGCCGTGTTCCTGACCGAAGCTCCTCGTCTTACTCGTTATATCAGCATTATCCAGGTGATGGCATCTATCTCTACCTTGCTCGGACTGATGGGTACGATTTACGGTCTGATCTTCACATTCGATGCCGTGGCTAACAAACCCGCTTCTGAACGTGCTAAGGCTCTTTCCGACGGTATCGCTATCGCTATGGGTACGACGCTCCTCGGACTTCTCTCCGCCGTGCCTCTTCTGGTCATTGTGGGTCTTCTCAACATGAACTCCGAACGCCTGATCCAGGAAATGGAAGAAAAGGGCCTCAAGATTATCAACTCCCTCTCCTAA
- a CDS encoding biopolymer transporter ExbD, with translation MAKELKKPAKPEEPDLLPAMGLFTILIPMLLSMTAFSKLAIVEVNLPERSMMQMDNDTPPEPDQQALNLSLAITSDYLVIGARGGFQPNVYFKEMWTFRCKSDAKLITYAVDDVKATVESGHGPKCKDGSEMDKEKYLYEIENIELWAIQKESEEDPGKVIWALYTNGGSAEEPLADSAYVDGNNSFLALPGEGTLGLTPPPALKKPGAGVTLATLTPNSARTLKPDVAAKTMIYPLSAYDLIAKDLIAIHTQFIDLEDVDNIIIVANDDTQFDKIIQLMDRSKEAGFVKIQLAKLGG, from the coding sequence ATGGCAAAAGAATTAAAGAAACCAGCCAAGCCTGAAGAACCGGACCTGTTGCCGGCCATGGGCTTGTTTACTATTCTGATTCCTATGCTTTTGTCTATGACCGCTTTCTCCAAGCTGGCTATTGTTGAAGTCAATCTGCCTGAACGTTCTATGATGCAGATGGACAACGACACTCCTCCGGAGCCCGACCAGCAGGCATTGAACCTTTCCCTCGCGATTACCAGCGATTATCTCGTGATAGGTGCTCGTGGTGGTTTCCAGCCCAACGTCTATTTCAAGGAAATGTGGACGTTCCGCTGCAAGTCCGATGCTAAACTGATTACCTACGCCGTTGACGACGTCAAGGCAACAGTGGAAAGTGGACACGGACCCAAGTGCAAAGATGGTTCTGAGATGGATAAAGAAAAGTATCTTTACGAAATCGAGAACATCGAACTCTGGGCAATCCAGAAGGAATCTGAAGAAGATCCCGGTAAGGTTATCTGGGCCCTGTACACCAATGGTGGCAGCGCTGAAGAACCCCTTGCTGACAGTGCATACGTAGATGGAAACAACAGCTTCCTCGCTCTCCCTGGCGAAGGCACCTTGGGACTTACCCCGCCGCCGGCTTTGAAGAAGCCCGGTGCAGGCGTGACCCTTGCAACCCTTACGCCTAACTCCGCTCGTACGCTCAAGCCGGACGTGGCCGCCAAGACCATGATTTACCCGCTTTCTGCCTACGACCTGATTGCGAAGGACCTGATTGCAATTCATACGCAGTTTATTGACCTCGAAGACGTGGATAACATTATCATCGTGGCAAACGACGATACTCAATTTGACAAGATTATTCAGCTCATGGACCGCTCTAAGGAAGCCGGTTTTGTGAAGATTCAACTTGCTAAGTTGGGAGGTTAA
- a CDS encoding biopolymer transporter ExbD, whose translation MARRTRKFSEDVPFSLTSMMDMMTIILVFMIKNLDAEGQLLTQAENLILPISTSKVQPTEVSLTVVVDNAYVIVDNEKVVPTPDVLSQEDLLVEKVNDVLKDRRAIEQEHNLKMGLPADEAGHIIVQIDKNIPYDAMYKVMATCGFAGYTNIAFAVMEKNGGEE comes from the coding sequence ATGGCTAGAAGAACTCGTAAATTTAGTGAAGACGTACCTTTCTCCCTCACGTCCATGATGGACATGATGACCATCATTCTGGTGTTCATGATTAAGAACTTGGACGCTGAAGGTCAGCTTTTGACTCAGGCCGAAAACTTGATTCTTCCGATTTCTACCTCCAAGGTGCAACCTACGGAAGTGTCCTTGACGGTGGTTGTCGATAATGCGTACGTTATCGTGGATAATGAAAAGGTGGTTCCCACTCCCGATGTCCTCAGTCAGGAAGACCTCCTGGTCGAAAAGGTGAACGACGTTCTGAAAGACCGTCGCGCTATCGAACAGGAACACAACCTGAAGATGGGCCTCCCGGCTGATGAAGCTGGCCATATCATTGTCCAGATTGACAAGAACATCCCGTACGATGCCATGTATAAGGTGATGGCCACTTGTGGCTTTGCCGGTTATACGAACATCGCATTTGCCGTGATGGAAAAGAACGGCGGGGAGGAATAA
- a CDS encoding TonB family protein, translated as MAKKKAPIDPLVASLMPESDKKMGAIAGISLIVALAFSLWASMYEAVVDEVIFEESAAADLSASMVMDEKKEEKKEEKKKEEPKKPRKKAGGGGKPRGKGQPNAPQTRGVLKLLTAQTKNASAAAYDLMKNQKFTKDIDKVLKDVAGLQTTGKTVLGGRRGKADGGFNEGYAEGGSGGIGDGLAGLLGGGGGGIATKAKGSIKTPSERDIDMGAGGGSRSAADIMKVVRQRTPGLRHIYNKFLKKKPGFQGKVTLKFTIAPGGEVISISIASSTTGYGEFDGEIKNAVSRWKFSKVKSGNTTVTIPFTFSE; from the coding sequence ATGGCTAAGAAAAAAGCTCCTATAGATCCGTTAGTAGCGTCTCTGATGCCGGAATCCGACAAGAAGATGGGCGCTATCGCCGGTATCTCTTTGATCGTTGCTCTTGCTTTCTCCCTGTGGGCTTCCATGTACGAAGCTGTGGTTGACGAAGTGATCTTCGAAGAATCTGCAGCTGCCGACCTTTCCGCTTCCATGGTGATGGACGAAAAGAAGGAAGAAAAGAAAGAAGAGAAGAAGAAAGAAGAGCCCAAGAAGCCTCGTAAGAAGGCTGGTGGCGGTGGCAAGCCCCGTGGTAAGGGCCAGCCCAATGCTCCCCAGACTCGTGGCGTGCTTAAGCTCCTCACTGCTCAGACCAAAAACGCTAGTGCTGCTGCCTACGACCTAATGAAGAACCAGAAGTTCACCAAGGACATCGATAAGGTTCTTAAGGACGTGGCAGGCCTCCAGACTACGGGTAAGACCGTTCTCGGTGGTCGTCGCGGTAAGGCTGATGGTGGCTTTAACGAAGGTTATGCCGAAGGCGGTTCCGGTGGTATCGGTGACGGTCTGGCTGGCCTCCTTGGCGGTGGTGGCGGTGGTATCGCTACCAAGGCTAAGGGCTCCATCAAGACTCCGTCTGAACGCGATATCGACATGGGTGCCGGTGGTGGATCTCGTTCCGCTGCAGACATCATGAAGGTTGTGCGTCAGCGTACTCCGGGTCTGCGCCATATCTATAACAAGTTCCTGAAGAAGAAACCGGGATTCCAGGGTAAGGTTACCCTGAAGTTCACGATCGCTCCGGGCGGTGAAGTTATCAGCATTTCCATTGCTTCTTCCACCACTGGTTACGGCGAGTTTGATGGCGAAATCAAGAATGCCGTGAGCCGCTGGAAGTTCAGCAAGGTGAAGTCCGGTAACACTACGGTAACCATTCCGTTCACCTTCTCTGAATAA
- a CDS encoding epoxyqueuosine reductase QueH, giving the protein MTNLIKSNDKSNVPKHNYQRDLDYIIRRLERTGDVPTLLLHACCAPCSSYTIEYLSQYFKITLFYYNPNIAPDEEYRHRVEEIKRFVKEFKTKHPVTLIEGEYDPKKFYDAVRGLEKEPEGGKRCRKCFELRLAEAARLAQELNADYFTTTLTISPMKDAQVLNEVVQEQCDIYGIKRLPSDFKKKGGYKRSIQLSAEYKLYRQNYCGCVYSRRESGEG; this is encoded by the coding sequence ATGACAAACCTAATAAAAAGCAACGACAAAAGTAACGTCCCCAAGCACAACTACCAGCGGGACCTGGACTACATCATTCGCCGGCTGGAACGCACCGGCGATGTGCCGACGCTGTTGTTGCACGCCTGCTGCGCCCCCTGCAGCAGCTACACCATCGAATACCTGTCGCAATACTTCAAGATTACGCTCTTCTACTACAATCCAAACATCGCACCCGACGAGGAATACCGCCACCGAGTCGAAGAAATCAAGCGGTTCGTGAAAGAATTCAAGACAAAGCACCCCGTCACATTAATCGAAGGCGAATACGACCCGAAAAAATTCTACGATGCCGTCCGTGGGCTGGAAAAAGAACCCGAAGGGGGCAAGCGCTGTCGCAAGTGTTTCGAGCTCCGCCTCGCCGAAGCGGCCCGCCTCGCACAAGAACTGAACGCCGACTACTTCACCACCACCCTCACCATCAGCCCCATGAAAGACGCCCAGGTGCTAAACGAAGTGGTGCAGGAGCAGTGCGACATCTACGGCATCAAACGACTCCCCAGCGATTTCAAGAAAAAAGGCGGCTACAAGCGTTCTATCCAGTTGTCCGCCGAATACAAGCTCTACCGCCAAAACTACTGCGGGTGTGTCTATTCCCGTCGCGAAAGCGGCGAAGGATAG